The Styela clava chromosome 2, kaStyClav1.hap1.2, whole genome shotgun sequence genome contains a region encoding:
- the LOC120335281 gene encoding uncharacterized protein LOC120335281, with the protein MEDDSVAKPVETIESPPPLKEIAPDPAVRFRGLGTNFRAKLIGIDDVPDSRGDKMCQESILKLKAAVLASGRHKQRVVINVSLEGIKIVDVTTGEVQHVHPVHRISFIARDLTDRRAFGYVYGAGEGKHQFFGIKTSKVAEVLVLALRDLFQVVYDMKKKEIEDAKTHQTNGEENQVTKPNPQQQQMNQAPVQQQQGGEGNLFDLEQQLSTIQEGINNIDSIGPWSENIPTSPDTPGFGDGSSSDLFGIANLSDISSLSSDFSCASNTVVDHGHAGGGERAFNQQPFERSGSSRSAISWQGFMHQQRHTVARASSHSTGNTNRLLSVPDDLSELKRTNSASESKISMASSKGSSESIKKENTFKVPKEPSAEKKVKEKSNIVDENGPQVIKPTRDTLHSSSSLQSLPGSEKKSKKRSFFSRSKKSKSKSKKDKNTEKEISPRSGHSRNSSSAGISENVKPHPPLGRLARQGSVSSVRSCVVPSTTYNVEVTTTRLSKSRTSLNDDSTKPIDTQITFMKSKQVNATSSEGNRDNTTTSPSYIVQSSICPRTRPRAKHSGRVEEAENNPHNPPMFKTHSNVSRSSSKSEVSDIVTRSKSADSEINTQDSNKTETTDPEWVASFDADFDVLKKNKISVSVAEEDFDPFTGQVSSETKIPLSASSVFNDNDWVQNSEKQAEQKQSNEEDTSPQNNAFTSENASDNYFTDSTVPDFSEDPFASVTNGSPFDGIDPFSAKEDPLDDPFSVFSESDVFKNIQSENTKIMDTNTFDSDINTNIEGNSDSEIENEPTFPLGTDKFISNIDDYTIKTTMSADSSSLTSGMSTPINTQSPVHNANNISIITTSNTPPTLPPRLPPRPSKKSSPILTSLPDECPSEPPPPLPNHCPLPSLDDDSEEEIIFDENSDEEVDSPDYLPPQPPQVPSRSPPVIPERTRPHITSSSSSQSELSQEVSNEEYEDDFSEQQSNGSGGQPKQTTSYADELFDIASPVAQPAPQPGAKLTKEQILSSFGGAQQQGMFPGQPGMMAPPGQPGMMAPPGQPGMMAQPGMMAPPGQMPMHYGQQQFMPQQQMQGYQQPVTPAMGMFPPGPSPAIPPRPGAMRPAVPPSLVGGAAQNPFGDAGVDSGAVGMLAPMSNSSGAQSGADGSSSKPDPFAGLVSGISGSGAAATKKDMFKNFQMAKPPQPPPRTNPPINATNEAPKPSSDFDNYFLNSVGGLPISDDATNNNPTPAPRKQEAAPANDPFGMGLGGANPAVTGGSDPFQGNAAFSQPFQFNQGSANSDSLFG; encoded by the exons GAAGTTCAACACGTCCACCCAGTTCATCGAATTTCATTCATTGCACGAGATCTCACTGATAGAAGAGCTTTCGGCTATGTCTATGGTGCCGGAGAAGGGAAGCATCAATTTTTTGGCATTAAAACATCTAAAGTAGCAGAAGTTTTGGTTCTTGCTTTGCGGGATTTGTTTCAAGTTGTTTATGATATGAAGAAGAAGGAGATTGAAGATGCAAAAACTCATCAAACA AATGGCGAAGAGAACCAAGTAACAAAGCCTAATCCTCAGCAACAACAAATGAATCAGGCTCCAGTTCAGCAACAACAAGGCGGTGAAGGAAATTTGTTTGATTTGGAACAACAGCTATCAACTATTCAAgaa GGCATCAATAATATTGATTCAATTGGGCCGTGGTCAGAAAATATCCCAACTTCTCCTGATACTCCTGGATTTGGTGATGGAAGCAGTAGTGATTTGTTTGGAATTGCG AATCTGAGTGATATTTCAAGTCTCAGTAGTGATTTTAGTTGCGCTAGCAATACCGTGGTGGATCACGGTCACGCTGGTGGAGGTGAAAGAGCATTCAATCAACAACCGTTTGAAAGATCTGGAAGTTCTCGAAGTGCTATATCATGGCAAGGATTTATGCATCAACAACGACATACTGTGGCTCGTGCAAGCAGTCACAGTACAGGAAATACCAATAGATTGCTCTCAGTTCCAGATGATTTATCAGAATTAAAAAGAACTAATTCTGCATctgaatcaaaaatttcaatGGCTTCGAGCAAGGGTTCTTCTGAATCaatcaaaaaagaaaatacATTCAAGGTTCCTAAAGAACCTAGTGCAGAGAAAAAAGTCAAAGAAAAGTCAAACATAGTTGATGAAAATGGTCCTCAAGTAATTAAGCCTACCAGAGACACATTGCACAGTAGTTCATCGTTGCAATCTTTACCTGGTTCTGAAAAGAAATCAAAGAAACGTAGTTTCTTTTCTCGGAGCAAAAAGTCTAAATCTAAGagcaaaaaagataaaaacacagaGAAAGAAATCAGTCCAAGATCTGGACATTCACGAAATTCATCATCGGCGGGAATCTCAGAAAATGTCAAACCTCACCCGCCTCTAGGCAGGTTAGCACGACAAGGTTCTGTATCTTCTGTTAGAAGTTGTGTCGTACCATCGACTACCTATAATGTCGAAGTAACTACAACAAGGTTATCTAAGAGTCGAACAAGTTTGAATGATGATTCAACAAAACCTATAGACACACAAATTACATTCATGAAATCAAAGCAAGTTAATGCTACAAGTTCTGAGGGAAACAGAGATAATACAACAACCAGTCCCTCATATATAGTACAAAGCAGTATTTGTCCCAGGACCAGACCCCGAGCGAAGCATTCTGGTAGGGTTGAAGAAGCAGAAAATAACCCACATAATCCACCCATGTTTAAAACTCATTCTAATGTCTCTCGTAGTTCTTCAAAGTCTGAAGTGTCTGATATCGTTACTAGAAGTAAATCTGCAGACTCTGAAATCAATACTCAAGACTCGAATAAAACTGAAACCACAGATCCTGAGTGGGTCGCTTCATTTGATGctgattttgatgttttaaaaaaaaataaaatatcagttTCAGTGGCCGAAGAAGATTTTGATCCCTTCACTGGTCAAGTATCAAGCGAAACCAAAATACCTTTATCTGCTTCTTCAGTTTTTAATGACAATGATTGGGttcaaaatagtgaaaaacAAGCCGAACAAAAACAATCTAATGAGGAAGATACTTCACCTCAGAATAATGCATTTACAAGTGAAAATGCAAGCGATAATTATTTTACAGACTCTACCGTACCTGATTTTTCTGAAGATCCCTTTGCTTCGGTGACAAACGGTTCACCGTTTGATGGTATTGATCCATTTAGTGCCAAAGAGGATCCTCTTGATGATCCGTTTTCCGTATTTTCTGAAAGTGATGTCTTCAAAAATATACAAtcagaaaatacaaaaattatggACACAAATACTTTTGATTCTGATATTAATACTAATATTGAAGGTAATTCAGATtcagaaattgaaaatgaaCCAACTTTCCCACTTGGAAcagataaatttatttctaacatAGATGATTACACTATTAAAACAACAATGTCAGCAGATTCTTCTTCATTGACGTCGGGTATGTCAACTCCTATTAATACACAATCACCAGTACACAATGCCAACAATATATCTATTATTACTACCTCAAACACACCTCCTACACTGCCACCGAGATTACCGCCCCGTCCTTCCAAAAAATCATCGCCTATTTTAACTTCACTCCCAGATGAATGCCCAAGTGAGCCACCTCCTCCATTGCCAAATCACTGCCCCCTTCCATCCTTGGATGATGATTCTGAAGAGGAAATCATTTTTGATGAGAATAGTGATGAAGAAGTTGATTCACCAGATTACCTTCCTCCACAACCTCCACAAGTGCCTTCACGATCCCCACCTGTAATACCAGAGAGAACGAGACCACATATTACGTCTTCATCTAGTTCACAATCAGAACTTAGTCAGGAGGTTTCAAATGAAGAATATGAAGATGACTTTTCAGAACAGCAG AGTAATGGATCTGGTGGACAACCTAAACAGACGACATCGTATGCTGACGAATTGTTTGACATCGCTTCACCTGTTGCCCAGCCTGCACCTCAGCCAGGAGCAAAACTGACGAAGGAGCAAATATTGTCCAGTTTTGGTGGAG ctcAGCAGCAGGGAATGTTCCCAGGACAGCCAGGCATGATGGCTCCTCCGGGACAGCCAGGCATGATGGCTCCTCCGGGACAGCCAGGCATGATGGCACAGCCCGGCATGATGGCGCCACCAGGACAAATGCCAATGCATTATGGTCAACAGCAGTTTATGCCACAGCAGCAAATGCAAGGGTATCAACAACCTGTCACACCAGCTATGGGAATGTTTCCACCCGGTCCCAGTCCGGCAATTCCACCGCGTCCTGGTGCTATGAGACCAGCTGTACCACCATCGCTTGTAGGAGGAGCAGCGCAAAATCCATTTGGTGATGCTGGTGTGGATAGTGGTGCAGTCGGAATGTTGGCGCCTATGAGCAACAGTAGTGGTGCACAGTCTGGCGCTGATGGTAGCTCTTCAAAGCCCGATCCATTTGCTGGTCTTGTATCTGGAATAAGTGGCTCCGGAGCAGCAGCCACAAAGAAAGATATGTTTAAGAACTTTCAAATGGCCAAACCTCCCCAACCTCCACCGAGAACAAATCCACCAATCAATGCAACAAATGAAGCTCCAAAACCGTCTTCCGATTTCGACAATTATTTTCTTAACTCTGTTGGAGGATTGCCAATATCGGATGATGCAACCAACAACAATCCAACTCCAGCACCTAGAAAGCAAGAGGCTGCTCCAGCAAACGATCCGTTTGGTATGGGCCTTGGTGGTGCCAATCCCGCAGTTACAGGAGGCTCTGATCCTTTTCAAGGGAATGCAGCATTTTCACAACCTTTCCAGTTTAACCAG GGATCAGCAAACTCTGATTCTCTGTTTGGATAA